A genomic window from Martelella lutilitoris includes:
- a CDS encoding mechanosensitive ion channel domain-containing protein has translation MRRKKARGGFRLAVLAAGLLCALSGAPVHAQQATPAPPSASGTGQQPNDAVATTRDPFISETATALDAYGDALSSISEAVGGEGGSDDALARLQVQVDQLQSELSKTDGAIQARLGDVRAQLAELGSAPGPGESPEPDVTTQERNTLLAERSELNALADRLSKLGSSAEETSDRVSEIRREQFARALFKHTDLQELFSTDFGTLWHQQFDAFRASYGGWLSFIWQSKRIQFIIANLLSILAAAFAYRLSTRFVERTKLDLQMEEPDYVIRLLAAFWTTMIPCLALFAFLTVSYVLFVGMGIFLPDVERFVLQAYISGAIIFFVFLLSRNVLTPGRPQWRLMPIGNAASRNLMLAFTAMALINWGDILIGVLNETLDAGVQIDVLRSLISSVLIGAILVAVSFIRPRPPVEAEKKRTRTIAILFPSAIAFSARMVGLFVMLCALVGYVALARFAAKQVVLTGAVLITMYIGMLVGQAVSQAGSIARTSFGKRFVERFQLSAVRADQLSLLAGLFIYALTLFIGIPLVLLSWGVRYEQMRLWAANNLTSVTIGSITISLGGILVGVLLFVGGFLATRWFQGWFDNNVLLRSRADAGVRNSVKTGISYLGIVLASLLAISAAGVNLSSLALVASALSIGIGFGLQTIVSNFVSGLILLAERPFKVGDWIVSGTTEGFVKRISVRATEIETFQRQSIIVPNSELINASVGNWMHHNQMGRSEVAVGVSYDSDPRKVMDILMDIGTSHPLVLQNPEPMVIFMGFGESTLDFEVRVYLADVFNGISVRNDIRVAIFERFKEEGITIPYPQRDLHIIPQKERRDELADAIRKHTRKNAPAEPVAPAHEARPMFDHPDAGNDDGGER, from the coding sequence ATGCGGCGGAAAAAGGCGAGGGGCGGTTTCCGGCTTGCGGTGTTGGCGGCGGGACTTCTTTGCGCCCTGTCCGGCGCCCCCGTCCATGCCCAGCAGGCAACGCCCGCCCCGCCTTCCGCTTCCGGCACGGGGCAGCAGCCGAACGATGCGGTGGCGACGACACGGGATCCGTTCATTTCCGAGACCGCGACGGCGCTCGATGCCTATGGCGATGCGCTGTCCTCGATTTCCGAGGCGGTCGGCGGCGAGGGCGGCAGCGACGATGCGCTGGCCAGGCTGCAGGTTCAGGTCGACCAGCTTCAAAGCGAGCTTTCAAAGACCGACGGCGCCATTCAGGCCCGGCTTGGCGATGTCCGCGCTCAACTGGCGGAGCTTGGCAGCGCGCCCGGGCCGGGCGAAAGCCCGGAGCCGGACGTGACGACGCAGGAGCGCAACACGCTCCTCGCCGAGCGTTCCGAGCTCAACGCACTCGCCGACAGGCTGAGCAAGCTTGGATCCTCGGCCGAGGAAACCTCCGACAGGGTATCCGAGATCCGGCGCGAGCAATTCGCCCGCGCCTTGTTCAAGCATACCGATCTGCAGGAGCTTTTCTCGACCGATTTCGGGACGCTCTGGCATCAGCAGTTTGACGCTTTCAGGGCGTCTTATGGCGGCTGGCTGAGTTTCATCTGGCAGTCGAAACGCATCCAGTTCATCATCGCCAACCTGCTCTCGATCCTTGCCGCGGCCTTTGCCTACCGGCTCTCCACACGGTTTGTCGAACGCACGAAGCTGGACCTGCAGATGGAGGAGCCGGACTACGTGATCCGGTTGCTGGCCGCCTTCTGGACGACGATGATCCCCTGCCTGGCGCTCTTCGCCTTTCTCACCGTGTCCTATGTCCTGTTTGTCGGCATGGGCATTTTCCTGCCCGATGTCGAGCGCTTCGTCCTGCAGGCCTATATCTCAGGCGCGATCATCTTCTTCGTGTTCCTCCTGTCGCGCAATGTGCTGACGCCGGGCCGGCCGCAATGGCGGCTGATGCCGATCGGCAACGCCGCCTCGCGCAACCTGATGCTTGCCTTCACGGCAATGGCCCTGATCAACTGGGGCGATATCCTGATCGGCGTGCTGAACGAGACGCTGGACGCCGGCGTCCAGATCGATGTGCTGCGCAGCCTGATTTCCTCCGTCCTGATCGGCGCCATTCTCGTGGCCGTATCCTTCATCCGCCCGCGGCCGCCGGTCGAGGCGGAGAAGAAGCGCACGCGCACGATCGCTATCCTGTTCCCCTCTGCCATCGCCTTTTCCGCGCGCATGGTCGGGCTGTTCGTCATGCTCTGCGCGCTGGTCGGCTACGTGGCGCTTGCCCGTTTCGCCGCCAAGCAGGTGGTGCTGACGGGGGCGGTGCTGATCACCATGTATATCGGCATGCTCGTCGGCCAGGCGGTATCGCAGGCCGGCAGCATCGCCCGCACCAGTTTCGGCAAGCGCTTCGTCGAACGGTTCCAGCTGTCGGCCGTGCGCGCCGACCAGTTGTCGCTGCTTGCCGGGCTGTTCATCTACGCGCTGACGCTGTTCATCGGCATTCCGCTGGTGCTGCTGTCCTGGGGCGTGCGCTACGAGCAGATGCGGCTGTGGGCCGCAAACAACCTGACCTCCGTCACCATCGGCTCGATCACCATTTCACTTGGCGGCATTCTGGTCGGGGTCCTGCTGTTCGTCGGCGGCTTTCTCGCGACGCGGTGGTTCCAGGGCTGGTTCGACAACAATGTCCTGTTGCGTTCGCGCGCCGATGCCGGCGTCCGCAATTCCGTCAAGACCGGGATAAGCTATCTCGGCATCGTGTTGGCGAGCCTCCTGGCGATCTCGGCGGCAGGCGTCAATCTCTCCAGCCTGGCGCTGGTCGCCTCCGCCCTGTCCATCGGCATCGGCTTCGGCCTGCAGACGATCGTCTCCAATTTCGTGTCAGGCCTGATCCTACTGGCCGAGCGGCCGTTCAAGGTCGGCGACTGGATCGTGTCCGGGACCACGGAGGGTTTCGTCAAGCGCATTTCCGTGCGCGCGACAGAGATCGAGACCTTCCAGCGCCAGTCGATCATCGTGCCGAATTCCGAACTGATCAACGCCTCCGTCGGCAACTGGATGCACCACAACCAGATGGGCCGCTCCGAGGTCGCCGTCGGCGTCTCCTACGACAGCGATCCGCGAAAGGTGATGGATATCCTGATGGACATCGGCACCTCGCATCCGCTGGTACTCCAGAATCCGGAGCCGATGGTGATCTTCATGGGGTTTGGCGAGTCGACGCTTGATTTCGAGGTTCGCGTCTATCTCGCCGACGTGTTCAACGGCATTTCCGTGCGCAACGACATCCGCGTGGCGATCTTCGAGCGCTTCAAGGAGGAAGGCATTACCATTCCCTATCCGCAGCGCGACCTGCATATCATCCCGCAGAAGGAGCGTCGCGACGAGCTGGCGGATGCAATCCGCAAGCACACGCGGAAGAACGCTCCGGCGGAACCCGTCGCGCCGGCGCACGAGGCCCGGCCGATGTTCGACCATCCCGACGCCGGCAATGATGACGGCGGCGAGCGGTAA
- a CDS encoding DUF924 family protein, with translation MSEFIETVASPDQVLSFWFDELTPKDWFQPDDVAALDNAILYRFFATHRALARDVDGAWRATPEAQLAAVIVLDQFPRNIYRATPMAFATDMLALREAKLAIASGAHEKVAESRRAFFFMPFEHSENLADQDRSVALFAALGNEEFSSYAESHREVIARFGRFPHRNPILKRRSTRAELAYLSGGESTGWGQK, from the coding sequence ATGAGTGAGTTCATCGAAACCGTCGCCAGCCCCGATCAGGTGCTTTCATTCTGGTTTGACGAACTGACGCCGAAAGACTGGTTCCAGCCCGACGATGTGGCGGCTCTCGACAACGCCATCCTCTACCGTTTCTTTGCCACCCACCGGGCGCTGGCGCGCGATGTCGACGGAGCCTGGCGGGCAACGCCCGAGGCCCAGCTTGCGGCCGTGATCGTGCTCGACCAGTTTCCCCGCAACATCTACCGCGCAACGCCCATGGCCTTTGCCACCGACATGCTGGCGCTCCGGGAAGCGAAGCTGGCGATCGCCAGCGGCGCCCACGAAAAGGTCGCCGAAAGCCGTCGGGCGTTTTTCTTCATGCCTTTCGAACATTCCGAAAATCTTGCCGATCAGGACCGTTCGGTAGCGCTCTTTGCCGCGCTCGGCAATGAGGAGTTCTCGTCCTATGCCGAAAGCCACCGGGAGGTGATTGCCCGGTTCGGCCGTTTTCCCCATCGCAATCCGATCCTGAAGCGGCGCTCGACCCGCGCCGAACTGGCCTATCTATCGGGCGGGGAAAGCACCGGCTGGGGGCAGAAATAG
- a CDS encoding AI-2E family transporter: MSETGPTGSRRGVTVVTSLIFVILLLIAIRWAGGFLKPVALALFIIAVTWPIKNALQKVMPPLLALAITVVSTIVVFVIFATLVIWGFSRMATSFVDAAWQLQVAYQDAVAWLGEKGFSVASSLNDIFNVGLIARTVRQVTGQASTTLSFWLVVLAYVVLGLTEVDKLRQRIADLNKPEFASAAIRIADATAKKFGRYMLVRTQMSAMTGVLFWSSATLTGLDFPVEWGVIAFALNYIPFIGSVIATVFPSLYGVIQFEHWETALALFVCLNLIQFIIGNYVEPMVSGSTLSISPFVVVFSIFFWTFMWGLFGTFLGVPITIALLTVCENIPSLKWVADILGGGPRRRAAATAKT; encoded by the coding sequence ATGTCTGAAACTGGGCCAACGGGCTCGCGGCGCGGCGTCACCGTCGTCACATCCCTGATATTCGTCATCCTGCTCCTGATCGCAATCCGCTGGGCGGGCGGCTTCCTGAAACCCGTGGCGCTTGCGCTGTTCATCATCGCCGTCACCTGGCCGATCAAGAACGCATTGCAGAAGGTCATGCCGCCGCTTCTCGCGCTGGCGATCACCGTTGTCAGCACGATTGTCGTCTTCGTCATCTTCGCGACGCTTGTCATCTGGGGCTTTTCCCGCATGGCGACATCGTTCGTCGACGCCGCCTGGCAATTGCAGGTCGCCTATCAGGACGCCGTCGCATGGCTCGGGGAGAAGGGCTTCTCCGTTGCAAGCTCGCTCAACGACATCTTCAATGTCGGCCTGATCGCCCGCACCGTGCGGCAGGTGACGGGACAGGCGAGCACGACGCTCAGCTTCTGGCTGGTGGTGCTTGCCTATGTGGTTCTCGGCCTGACGGAGGTGGACAAGCTCCGCCAAAGGATCGCGGACCTCAACAAGCCGGAATTCGCCTCCGCCGCGATCCGCATCGCCGATGCGACGGCCAAGAAATTCGGTCGCTACATGCTGGTGCGCACCCAGATGAGCGCGATGACCGGCGTGCTGTTCTGGAGTTCGGCTACGCTGACGGGTCTTGATTTTCCAGTCGAGTGGGGCGTGATCGCCTTCGCGCTCAACTACATCCCCTTCATCGGCTCGGTGATCGCCACCGTCTTTCCCTCGCTTTACGGCGTCATCCAGTTCGAGCACTGGGAAACGGCGCTGGCGCTGTTCGTCTGCCTCAACCTGATCCAGTTCATCATCGGCAATTACGTGGAGCCGATGGTGTCGGGTTCAACGCTGTCGATCTCGCCCTTCGTCGTGGTGTTCTCGATCTTCTTCTGGACCTTCATGTGGGGCCTGTTCGGCACATTTCTCGGCGTGCCGATCACGATCGCGCTTCTGACGGTGTGCGAGAACATTCCCTCGCTCAAATGGGTGGCCGATATCCTCGGCGGAGGGCCGAGACGCCGTGCCGCGGCCACCGCGAAGACCTGA
- a CDS encoding pyridoxamine 5'-phosphate oxidase family protein, with protein sequence MKTVTTVAELRALYGEPGQAARAKVAPALTPAYRRWIEASPFLALATAGPEGLDCSPRGDDGAVVRIADEKTVLLPDWRGNNRTDSLANIVRDPRVALLFMVPGSNNTLRINGRAVVAVEPALLESFETEGRHPRSVIVVTIAEVYFQCARALIRSALWSSERLVDPKSLPSAGEMTKDASEMAFDAEAYDREWPERAAKSMW encoded by the coding sequence ATGAAGACCGTTACGACCGTTGCGGAATTGCGGGCGCTCTACGGAGAACCCGGGCAGGCTGCACGCGCCAAGGTGGCGCCGGCGCTGACGCCGGCCTACAGGCGCTGGATCGAAGCATCGCCCTTCCTGGCGCTGGCGACGGCGGGACCGGAAGGACTCGATTGCTCGCCGCGCGGCGATGATGGCGCGGTGGTCCGCATCGCGGATGAGAAGACGGTGCTTTTGCCTGACTGGCGCGGCAACAACCGGACCGACTCGCTTGCCAATATCGTGCGCGATCCGCGCGTTGCCCTGCTGTTCATGGTGCCCGGCTCAAACAACACGCTGCGGATCAACGGTCGGGCGGTGGTCGCCGTCGAACCGGCGCTTCTCGAAAGCTTTGAAACGGAAGGCAGGCATCCCCGTAGCGTAATCGTGGTGACGATCGCCGAAGTCTATTTCCAGTGCGCCCGCGCGCTGATCCGTTCGGCATTGTGGAGTTCCGAGCGTCTCGTCGATCCCAAGTCCCTGCCGAGCGCCGGCGAGATGACGAAGGATGCAAGCGAGATGGCCTTCGACGCTGAGGCCTATGACCGGGAATGGCCGGAGCGCGCCGCCAAGAGCATGTGGTGA
- a CDS encoding gamma-butyrobetaine hydroxylase-like domain-containing protein, whose product MTATPTEIRVSRDRKTLTVSFEDGARFALAAEMLRVLSPSAEVKGHGPGQAVTVPGKRNVEIMTVAPAGNYAIRIGFDDMHDSGIYTWTYLRELGEDGARMFADYEAKLAKKGMTRDRAERPR is encoded by the coding sequence ATGACCGCGACCCCCACCGAAATCCGCGTCTCGCGGGACCGCAAGACGCTGACGGTCTCCTTCGAGGACGGCGCGCGTTTTGCGCTTGCCGCCGAAATGCTGCGCGTGCTCTCGCCCTCGGCCGAGGTCAAGGGGCATGGCCCCGGACAGGCGGTGACGGTGCCCGGCAAGCGCAATGTGGAGATCATGACGGTCGCGCCCGCCGGCAATTACGCCATCCGCATCGGCTTTGACGACATGCATGACAGCGGCATCTATACCTGGACCTATCTGAGGGAACTCGGCGAGGACGGCGCGCGGATGTTTGCCGATTACGAGGCCAAGCTTGCGAAAAAGGGCATGACCCGCGACAGGGCGGAAAGGCCGCGCTAG
- the moaA gene encoding GTP 3',8-cyclase MoaA, with product MVDPFGRQITYLRVSVTDRCDFRCTYCMAENMTFLPKRDLLTLEELERLCNAFIDKGVRKLRLTGGEPLMRKNVMQLIRNLGQRIDEGALDELTLTTNGSQLARFADDLHAAGVRRINVSLDTLDPQKFREITRWGDFHKVMAGLEAARKAGLKVKLNAVALAGFNEHEIPELLRFAHDNGMDLTLIEAMPLGEVDTDRSAQYLPLSKVRRDLQERFTLTDIPLTTGGPARFVTVAETGGKLGFITPLSHNFCAACNRVRLTCTGMLYLCLGHDDNADFRKVLRDNPDDDAILHRAIDAAIARKPEAHDFELDETHSRVAVARHMSMTGG from the coding sequence ATGGTCGACCCCTTCGGCCGGCAGATCACATATTTGCGCGTTTCGGTGACGGATCGCTGCGATTTCCGCTGCACCTATTGCATGGCCGAAAACATGACATTTCTGCCCAAGCGCGACCTTCTGACGCTGGAGGAGTTGGAACGGCTCTGCAACGCCTTCATCGACAAGGGCGTGCGCAAACTGCGGCTGACCGGCGGCGAGCCGCTGATGCGTAAGAATGTGATGCAGCTGATCCGCAATCTTGGACAGCGCATCGATGAAGGCGCGCTTGATGAGCTGACGCTGACGACCAACGGCTCGCAGCTTGCGCGCTTTGCCGACGATCTCCATGCCGCCGGCGTGCGCCGCATCAATGTCTCGCTCGACACGCTCGACCCGCAGAAATTCCGCGAGATCACCCGCTGGGGCGATTTCCACAAGGTGATGGCCGGGCTGGAAGCCGCTCGCAAGGCAGGCCTCAAGGTCAAGCTCAACGCTGTTGCGCTTGCCGGCTTCAACGAGCACGAAATTCCGGAACTCCTTCGCTTTGCCCACGATAACGGCATGGATCTGACGCTGATCGAGGCCATGCCGCTCGGCGAGGTCGATACCGACCGCTCCGCCCAGTATCTGCCTCTGAGCAAGGTCCGTCGCGACCTTCAGGAAAGGTTCACCCTCACCGATATTCCTCTGACAACCGGCGGCCCCGCGCGCTTCGTCACGGTTGCCGAGACCGGCGGCAAGCTCGGCTTCATCACGCCGCTGTCGCATAATTTCTGCGCGGCCTGCAACCGCGTGCGGCTGACCTGCACCGGCATGCTCTATCTCTGTCTCGGCCATGACGACAATGCCGACTTCCGCAAGGTGCTGCGCGACAATCCGGATGATGACGCCATCCTGCATCGCGCGATCGACGCCGCCATCGCCAGGAAGCCGGAAGCGCATGATTTCGAACTCGATGAAACGCATTCGCGCGTCGCCGTCGCCCGTCACATGAGCATGACCGGCGGCTGA
- a CDS encoding DMT family transporter: protein MRTSSNVTGAAFMIAAMAGFSLTDATAKLLTEEIGLGQIMFVRGLILTAFTVLIAWRSRALSRLGAVSDRRVIARSLCELVAAVAFLQALKQMPLANAASIIQCLPLAVTLGAALFMKEPVGWRRWSAIIVGFVGVMIIIQPGPDGFQQGAGYAVVAMLAASARDLLTKTIRSDVPAIIITLATAVLLTIGGAVLGTIEQDWSMMSWPIMLKLVLAALFLLSGYQFVVFAVRLADISYIAPFRYAGLLWATLLGILLFRTYPDVNVLVGGAIVVLAGLYSFYRERKKGLEPLAETGQPVASEGGGPLVRAEEDLLEERK from the coding sequence ATGCGCACCTCCTCCAATGTCACCGGCGCCGCCTTCATGATCGCGGCGATGGCCGGCTTTTCACTGACCGACGCGACCGCGAAACTTCTGACCGAGGAAATCGGTCTCGGCCAGATCATGTTCGTCAGAGGGCTCATCCTCACCGCTTTCACGGTTTTGATCGCCTGGCGAAGCCGCGCGCTTTCTCGCCTGGGCGCGGTCTCCGACCGGCGCGTGATCGCGCGCAGCCTGTGCGAACTGGTTGCCGCCGTCGCCTTTCTCCAGGCGTTGAAGCAGATGCCGCTCGCCAATGCCGCCTCAATCATACAGTGCCTGCCGCTTGCGGTGACGCTGGGCGCGGCGCTTTTCATGAAGGAGCCGGTCGGCTGGCGGCGCTGGAGCGCCATCATCGTCGGCTTTGTCGGCGTAATGATCATCATCCAGCCCGGTCCGGACGGCTTCCAGCAGGGCGCGGGCTATGCCGTGGTCGCCATGCTCGCGGCCTCAGCCAGGGACCTTCTGACCAAGACGATCCGCTCCGACGTTCCGGCCATCATCATCACGCTGGCAACCGCGGTGCTGCTGACGATCGGCGGCGCCGTGCTCGGCACGATCGAGCAGGACTGGAGCATGATGAGCTGGCCGATCATGCTGAAGCTCGTGCTCGCCGCCCTCTTCCTCCTGTCCGGCTACCAGTTCGTCGTCTTTGCCGTGCGACTTGCCGATATTTCCTATATCGCGCCGTTCCGCTATGCCGGACTGCTGTGGGCGACGCTTCTGGGTATCCTCCTGTTCCGGACCTATCCGGACGTGAACGTGCTTGTCGGCGGCGCGATCGTCGTGTTGGCAGGGCTCTACTCCTTCTACCGCGAGCGCAAGAAGGGGCTTGAGCCGCTTGCCGAAACGGGTCAGCCGGTCGCCTCCGAAGGCGGCGGCCCGCTCGTCAGGGCGGAGGAAGACCTGCTGGAGGAGAGAAAATGA
- the mobA gene encoding molybdenum cofactor guanylyltransferase MobA — translation MTPLPAVILAGGASRRMGADKAMLMLEGETLLRRAHRRIARQARPVLVSRHGDDLSALPDATIIRDAASAHEGPLAGILAALAHLRAHAPWATHMVSIAVDTPFFPADLAGRLSAAGPSPDTIVLARSAGRIHPVFALWPLALRDALSNWLASGSNRRLMDFVSDHPCRTVDFPPISTEDGAVDPFFNINTPGDLDAARRMAKRVTDA, via the coding sequence ATGACGCCGCTTCCCGCCGTCATCCTCGCCGGCGGCGCGTCGCGACGCATGGGCGCGGACAAGGCGATGCTGATGCTTGAGGGCGAGACGCTGCTGCGTCGCGCCCATCGCCGGATCGCACGCCAGGCCAGGCCGGTTCTCGTCAGCCGTCACGGCGATGACCTGTCCGCGCTGCCCGACGCCACCATTATCCGCGACGCCGCCAGCGCGCATGAGGGCCCGCTTGCCGGTATTCTCGCCGCCCTTGCCCACCTTCGCGCGCATGCGCCCTGGGCGACGCACATGGTCTCGATCGCCGTCGACACGCCCTTCTTCCCGGCCGATCTCGCTGGACGCCTGTCCGCCGCCGGGCCCTCGCCCGACACGATCGTGCTTGCCCGCTCGGCAGGCCGCATCCATCCGGTCTTCGCCCTCTGGCCGCTTGCGCTGCGCGACGCGCTTTCGAACTGGCTTGCCTCGGGCTCCAACCGGAGACTGATGGATTTCGTCTCGGACCACCCATGCCGCACCGTCGACTTCCCGCCGATTTCGACGGAGGACGGCGCGGTCGATCCGTTCTTCAACATCAACACGCCGGGTGATCTCGACGCCGCCCGCCGAATGGCAAAACGGGTCACCGACGCCTGA
- a CDS encoding methyltransferase domain-containing protein, with protein sequence MARKIDEEKLAKAYNRALSLEKAGKLAEAADAYRAVLAIDPDDHGGAAVRLAAMGFGEAPKKAPDAYVETLFDQHAEDFEDILVDQLGYCVPMIMRQRFQTLALGPFARMLDLGCGTGLGASALGDMAEDITGLDISEKMVEIAYEKELYDTLFVAEVEEFLHDDGEERFDLIIAADVLPYLGTLDAFFSGAAKSTAGGGILAFSAETLPDDVFAGRDYMVAPHHRFAHSLAYLSASLAKAGFRTVEVTDINVRFENGKPTPGYLVIARYSDV encoded by the coding sequence ATGGCGCGCAAGATCGACGAGGAAAAACTGGCAAAGGCCTATAACCGGGCGCTCTCGCTTGAAAAGGCGGGCAAGCTCGCCGAAGCGGCGGACGCCTACCGCGCGGTTCTGGCGATCGACCCGGACGACCATGGCGGCGCTGCCGTGCGTCTTGCCGCGATGGGCTTCGGCGAAGCGCCGAAAAAGGCGCCGGACGCCTATGTCGAGACGCTGTTCGATCAGCATGCCGAGGATTTCGAGGATATTCTCGTCGACCAGCTCGGCTATTGCGTGCCGATGATCATGCGCCAGCGCTTTCAGACGCTTGCGCTCGGACCGTTCGCGCGCATGCTCGACCTCGGCTGCGGCACAGGGCTTGGCGCCAGCGCGCTCGGCGATATGGCGGAAGATATCACCGGGCTCGACATTTCGGAGAAAATGGTCGAGATCGCCTACGAGAAGGAGCTCTACGACACCCTGTTTGTCGCGGAAGTCGAGGAGTTCCTGCATGACGACGGCGAAGAGAGATTCGACCTGATCATCGCCGCCGACGTGCTGCCCTATCTCGGCACGCTCGACGCGTTTTTCTCAGGCGCGGCGAAAAGCACGGCCGGCGGCGGCATCCTCGCCTTTTCCGCTGAAACCCTGCCGGATGACGTGTTCGCCGGGCGCGACTACATGGTCGCGCCGCATCACCGTTTCGCGCACAGCCTCGCCTATCTTTCCGCAAGCCTCGCAAAGGCCGGGTTCCGGACGGTCGAGGTGACAGACATCAACGTCCGTTTCGAGAACGGAAAGCCGACGCCGGGTTACCTGGTGATCGCCCGCTATTCCGACGTGTGA
- the yidD gene encoding membrane protein insertion efficiency factor YidD, translated as MCERHGGKKSSSRNWHGPFRKTPGRMFGLAFIRFYQLTFSSLIGQSCRHLPTCSEYGYEAIARHGLWAGGFLTLFRVGRCGPGGTHGFDPVPETLDPDWRWYTPWRFFSAGRRSHTSE; from the coding sequence ATGTGTGAGCGCCATGGCGGGAAAAAGTCGTCTTCACGCAACTGGCACGGCCCGTTCCGCAAGACCCCCGGCCGCATGTTCGGCCTGGCCTTCATCCGCTTCTACCAACTGACATTCTCCAGCCTGATCGGCCAGTCCTGCCGGCACCTGCCGACCTGTTCGGAATATGGTTACGAGGCGATCGCCCGCCACGGGCTCTGGGCGGGCGGCTTTCTCACGCTCTTCCGCGTGGGGCGCTGCGGGCCCGGCGGCACCCACGGTTTCGACCCCGTGCCCGAGACGCTGGACCCTGACTGGCGCTGGTATACGCCGTGGCGTTTTTTCTCCGCCGGGCGTCGCTCTCACACGTCGGAATAG
- a CDS encoding iron-sulfur cluster assembly scaffold protein has protein sequence MDDIYSARILGHAGNVTRLGVLDAADASASAHSRLCGSRLTVYVKLADGAVSDFSHEVKACALGQASSAIMAASVIGATPDEIRTARDAMREMLKQGGEGPDGRFAEMRCLLPVRDYPARHASVMLTFEALVKALDELDAAASEKQEAVRSDV, from the coding sequence ATGGACGATATCTACTCCGCGCGCATCCTCGGCCATGCCGGCAATGTCACCCGGCTGGGGGTTCTGGACGCCGCCGATGCCAGCGCCTCGGCCCATTCCAGGCTGTGCGGCTCGCGGCTGACGGTCTATGTGAAGCTCGCGGACGGGGCCGTCAGCGATTTCTCCCATGAGGTGAAGGCCTGCGCGCTCGGCCAGGCGTCCTCGGCGATCATGGCCGCGTCGGTCATCGGCGCGACGCCTGACGAGATCCGCACGGCGCGCGACGCGATGCGCGAAATGCTGAAGCAGGGCGGCGAAGGCCCCGACGGACGGTTTGCCGAAATGCGCTGTCTGCTGCCAGTCAGGGACTATCCGGCCCGCCACGCCTCGGTGATGCTGACCTTCGAGGCCCTGGTGAAGGCGCTTGATGAACTGGATGCCGCCGCGTCGGAGAAGCAGGAGGCCGTCCGAAGCGATGTGTGA
- the hisI gene encoding phosphoribosyl-AMP cyclohydrolase, which produces MPHFSKPPQDKALLDEATIFTPRFDDKGLITAVVIDVRDNAVLMLAHMNAEALSLTLETGFAHYYSRSRNAIWKKGETSGNLQKVEQVVTDCDQDAVLLKVSMTGHAAACHTGRRSCFYRAVTIENGAAALASIDDDRAFDPAKVYGK; this is translated from the coding sequence ATGCCGCACTTCTCAAAACCGCCGCAGGACAAGGCCCTGCTCGACGAGGCGACCATTTTCACCCCGCGCTTCGATGACAAGGGGCTGATCACGGCGGTCGTCATCGACGTCCGCGACAATGCGGTGCTGATGCTCGCCCATATGAACGCCGAGGCGCTGTCGCTGACGCTCGAGACCGGCTTTGCCCATTATTACAGCCGGTCGCGCAATGCGATCTGGAAGAAGGGGGAAACCTCCGGCAACCTGCAGAAGGTGGAACAGGTCGTGACCGATTGCGATCAGGACGCGGTCCTGCTGAAGGTCTCCATGACCGGCCATGCCGCCGCCTGCCACACCGGCCGGCGATCCTGTTTCTATCGCGCCGTGACGATCGAAAACGGCGCCGCCGCCCTCGCTAGCATCGACGATGACCGCGCTTTCGATCCCGCAAAAGTCTACGGCAAGTAG
- a CDS encoding CBS domain-containing protein, producing the protein MAITVRMILDEKGRAVVTAPPPTSISEVAVILHQNRIGAVVIVDDEGRIAGIFTERDLAACVGKHGARALSAPVSQEMTDNVYRCDEGTTVNELMEVMTKRHFRHVPVEVDGKLAGIISIGDVVKSRIREVEQEAEHIKSYIAG; encoded by the coding sequence ATGGCGATCACTGTCAGAATGATACTGGACGAGAAGGGCAGGGCGGTCGTGACCGCGCCGCCGCCGACGTCGATTTCCGAGGTGGCGGTCATTCTCCACCAGAACCGCATCGGCGCCGTTGTGATCGTTGATGACGAGGGCAGGATCGCCGGCATTTTCACCGAGCGCGATCTTGCGGCCTGCGTCGGCAAGCACGGCGCGCGGGCGCTGTCAGCGCCCGTTTCCCAGGAGATGACGGATAATGTCTACCGTTGCGACGAAGGTACCACGGTCAACGAACTGATGGAGGTGATGACCAAGCGGCATTTCCGCCATGTCCCGGTGGAAGTCGATGGCAAGCTTGCCGGCATCATCTCGATCGGCGACGTGGTCAAGTCGCGCATCCGCGAGGTCGAGCAGGAGGCCGAGCACATCAAGTCCTATATTGCCGGCTGA